The sequence CTTCCGcgttcgcctccgcctcgatGGACTGCACCATCAAGGTATGGCGCATCAACACGCCAATACCTAACTATCAACTAGAAGGCCACGAGGATGGTGTCAACTGCGTTGAGTTCTATCCGCGCGGCGACAAGCCCTACCTGTTGAGTGGGTCCGACGACAGGACAGTGCGGTTGTGGGACTACCAGACCAAAGCGTGTCTGCAGGTCTTCTCCTTCCACGACGAAAACGTCGCAAGTGTGCTTTTCCACCCGGACCTGCCGGTCATCTACTCCATCTCCGAGTCAGACCAcatcgccgccttctccaccgaGACGTTTCGCCTGCTGTACTCGTGCAGCCACTCGGACATGGGACGTGGATGGTCGCTGACCGCGAAGCGCTACACAAATATGCTGATTGCCGGCTTTGACAACGGCGTGCGGGCCTACAAAGTGGGTGTGGACAAGCCCGTCTTCTCTATGGACGCCAACGGTCGGGTCCTCGTTGTGACCGGAAACGAGATCACGCGTATGGACATCAAGGCCGTGGGGTCGGAGACCCCCGACGGCGAGGTGCTGAGTGTTGCGACGAAGGACATGGGTGCCGTCGAGGCGACTGCTCGCTCCATTTTTCACGCTGGAAATGGCCAGTTCATTTGTGTTCTCGGCGACGACAACTACACCATCATATCGGCCCTCTCGCTGCGTCCCAAGTCGTACGGGCAGTGTATATCATTTGTCTGGGGCCCTGAGAGCGGCGCCTACGCCGTGCTGGAGAGTTCGACGACGCTGAAGATTTTCAAGAGCTTCAAGGGGCGTGCCGTTctgtcgctgccggcggtggcCGATAAGCTGTTTGGTGGACCACTGCTGGCAGTGCGCACGAACAACAGCATCATGTTCTACGACTGGGGCACGCTGGCGCTGATCCGGCAGATCGACGAGACTCCGATGACGCTCGAGTGGAACGCGACGGGTGGGCTCGTGGCGCTCGTCACGAGCAGCggtgtcttcctcctcaagTTCAATGGGGACGCTGTCGCGCAATACCTCGAGCAGaacgccaccaccagcgacGATGGTCTCGACTTCTCCTTCGACCTTGTGGAGGAGTTGGATGAGAAGGCACGCGATGTGGCGTGGGTGGGAGACTGCCTTGTGTACATCAATCAGGTGCATCGTCTCAACTACTATATTGGTGGCGAGGTAAACAACATCGCTGTGCTGAACCGTAACCAGTACCTCCTCGGCTACCTACCAAAGGAAAATCGTTTCTTCTGCATCGACAAGGAAAAGAACATTACGAGCTATCGCTTTGAGGTGAACGTCATAGAGTACATGGCCGCCATCGTTCGAGAGGACTTTGATGCCGCCAATGCACTTCTCCCCACGATCGATGTGAGCCTACGTGACAAGCTGTCGCGGTTTGTGGAATCGCGGGGGCTGCTGGAGATCGCGCTCGAGATCGCCACCGATGACGAGCACCGCTTCGACCTGGCGGTTCAGCTAAAGCAGCTGTCCTTGGCTTGCGAGATCGCCAGCAAGGCGAACGTTGCCTCGCACTGGAAGCAGGTGGGCGACATTGCACTTGAGCAAGGCTACTTCGACATGGCGATCGAGTCTCTGGAGAAGTGCAACGACTGGAGCGGACTGCTGCTCATCTACAAATCTCTCAATGACATGCAGG comes from Leishmania braziliensis MHOM/BR/75/M2904 complete genome, chromosome 33 and encodes:
- a CDS encoding putative beta prime cop protein, with the protein product MSAGTMATVEFTAPSQRVKMVDMHPKEPIFIAALYSGGINLYNYQTQALVRSFDTGTGLPVRCVRFIPRLQSFVCGCDDMNVRVFNYHTMERTKIFQAHDDYIRCVAVHDQLPLVLTCADDMTIRQWDWSKGWTLQITYEGHQHFCMAIAFNPKDSSAFASASMDCTIKVWRINTPIPNYQLEGHEDGVNCVEFYPRGDKPYLLSGSDDRTVRLWDYQTKACLQVFSFHDENVASVLFHPDLPVIYSISESDHIAAFSTETFRLLYSCSHSDMGRGWSLTAKRYTNMLIAGFDNGVRAYKVGVDKPVFSMDANGRVLVVTGNEITRMDIKAVGSETPDGEVLSVATKDMGAVEATARSIFHAGNGQFICVLGDDNYTIISALSLRPKSYGQCISFVWGPESGAYAVLESSTTLKIFKSFKGRAVLSLPAVADKLFGGPLLAVRTNNSIMFYDWGTLALIRQIDETPMTLEWNATGGLVALVTSSGVFLLKFNGDAVAQYLEQNATTSDDGLDFSFDLVEELDEKARDVAWVGDCLVYINQVHRLNYYIGGEVNNIAVLNRNQYLLGYLPKENRFFCIDKEKNITSYRFEVNVIEYMAAIVREDFDAANALLPTIDVSLRDKLSRFVESRGLLEIALEIATDDEHRFDLAVQLKQLSLACEIASKANVASHWKQVGDIALEQGYFDMAIESLEKCNDWSGLLLIYKSLNDMQAISRLGDCCLQSGQANLAFTCYHLTQRHAECVELLQKTGKMGDAAFYARTYCPNLIEDAVAKWRASVASIPRVSQALANPAAYPNLFPSLRYADLSSRKEPKADVPLSMSEPAKVVADIDSARDHTPLRGQLAAEILPQPMHTPMEASQSSVVSPPPPSFQAIGVATTDAAPVHDTVGSVSNEIQELVDESGA